In Streptococcus pneumoniae, the sequence GTATAAGCAACTTGTGGACCCAATAGTGCAACATCTATATTTGGCGCATAATCCGCTAATTTAGACTGAGAAAACGCCTCTATTTCTGCCTCAACTCCACTAGCTTGCGCTGCAATTTTCATATTATTTACAAGCATACCAGTAGAAAAACCTGCTGCACAAAACAAACCAATCTTCACCATTATGTTTTCCTCCTCTATGTTAATAACAATGATAATACTCTAGTATTATTTTTTATGAAGTTCTTTTCTCAAACTAATAATTTCTTTGATTAAATTAATCTCCGTCATACTAGTCATGAGATGATCTTGTGAATGAACAAAGAGAGCTGTAATTTCTGTCTTTGTACCAGACGCTTCCTGTGCCAAGAATTTTGTTTGTAGATTATGAGCTTCTAATAAGGCGGCATCAGCTAACTGGATTTCTTCTTCACATCGTTCACATGTACCGTTCTTTATGTAATCTAATGCTTTATAAATATGTTGTTTCGCATCGCCAGCATATAAAATTAAACCCATGATAATTTGATCTGGAACAATAATTTCCATAAATTCCTCCTCATTTCACTATGTAAAAAGCTTTTTTCATTTGAAATTTTAAAATTTTCTTTTGTAACTATAGAATACAACTACATAATAAAGTTGTCAATCCAAAAACAACAGATAAACTATTTTTGTTTATATAAGCACAAATGTGCAATCGACTAAAAAGAAAAAACGATAAACTGATCAGTCTATCATTTTCACTCACCTAGAATCTCTCTAAAAGTCAAATCACCATCTTCTTCCAAAACTTTTAAAATTGTATTTTTATCTGTAATCAAATGATTTACTAAATTAGCACGCAAGACAGAAAGAATCGAAGATACTTTCGTATCACCGTAAGCAACAGCTAAACTTTGAGGAATATTTTTTAAATCTTCCAAAGAGATGGCTATCGTTCTTTCCTGTAAGTTTTCATAGACTTCTTTACCTTTTGAATCAAAAAATCGACAACAAATTTCTCCTACAGTTTTAACTTTGGTCAATTCTTTAAAGTCATCCTCTGTAAGCATGTCTAACCATTGATGTTTCCCTTTATTGCTAAAATCACCAATTCCGACTACAGCTATATCTAAATCTTTCCAACTATTTTTCAAATTTTCAAAATATCTTGATTGCAAAATACCATCTGCTAACAATTTATTTTCTTGCACAATCGTTGCATTCATAAATGTACACTCTCCATGAAATTTTCTAGACATTTCATAAATCAGTGTATTCACATGGTATTTAGCGTGTATGTGACTAGGACCACCTGCTAGAGGATAGAAGTGAACATTTCGGACACTTTTACTGTGAATTAAATCTACTAAATTACTTAAACTTTTCCCCCAAGAAAAGCCAATTTTCATATTATCATCAATTAGATTCCTAAGGACGCCTGCTGCAACTTGAGAAATTCTTTCAGATAAAATTGTTGGAGTATCATCAAATTCATTTGGAATAATTTCTAAACTTTCCAAACTGTATTTTTCTTTTACATAATTTTCCAACTTAAACATATTGGTATCAAAATTCTCTATTTCAATTTTAACAATTCCTACATTCCTTGCTTCTGTTAACATTCTACTAATAGAGGTTCTATAAATTCCTAATTTTGCTGCTATTTGTGACTGATTTAAGTTTTCAATATAATACAGATAAGCAATTTTAGAAAGCAGTTTATTCCTATCTTGATTCATACACTTAACCTCTTACGAAACTACCTTAACCATTATCCCAGCATTTTCTAATGTAGCTATATTTTGTTTAGAAAGTTTTTCGTCTGTTATTACTTCATAGACTTGACTTAAAGCAAATCTTCTTACTGTACCTCTTTTATCAAATTTACTTGAGTCAGTTAGGACAATGACTTTATCCGACACTGCTGAAATATATTGAACTACCTCACTGCGCATTAAATCTTTTCCGGTAAAGCCCATCTCTTTATCGTAACCATCTGTCCCAACAAAAGCTTGACACACATGAAAAGTCTGTATCATTTCTTTTAATAAAGGTCCTACAGTCACCTGTGAATCTTTCTGAAACTCACCACCAAGAACAATAACACGACATGAATCATAAGCTCTCACAAAATTTGCTATAAAAAACGAATTTGTTACAATCGTAACATTTCTTTTTTGCTTGCAAATTTCCTCAGCAAGTAAAGCACAGGTCGATCCAGATTCTATCATTATTGTTTCATTATCTGACACCAATTTTACTGCTTCCTGAACAATTTTTCTCTTAGTTTCATAATTAATTGACAAACGTACATTTAAGTCATCTCCACTATTTAATACAGCATATCCATGCTCTCTGTGTAATAAACCTTTTGACTCTAATTTATCTAAATCTTTTCTAATCGTTACTTTCGATACATTTAATTTTTCCGATAATGTATTAACGTCGATCTTTTCATATTCTGATACTAATTTAATAATTTGTTCCAATCTTTTCATTTTACACCTCCGTTTTATTCTACCAAAATAAAAAGCAAAAAACAACAAATTAAACTTTCGTTCGTAATTGTTTTCCTTTCGTTTTTGTGATAGGATAGACTTATGAAGAGGAGGAACTCTTATGGAAATATCTAAAGGAATTATTTTTAATATTCAACACTTTTCAATTCATGACGGCCCGGGTATTCGTACAACTGTTTTTTTAAAAGGATGTCCTCTGCGCTGTCCATGGTGTTCTAACCCTGAATCTCAAAGAATGAAACCTGAAAAAATGAAAGATGCTCAACGAGAGAAATTCACCTTAGTCGGTGAAGAAAAGACTGTAGAAGAAATTATTACAGAGGTATTAAAAGACAAAGAATTTTACGAAGAATCCGGTGGAGGTTTAACTTTATCAGGAGGTGAAATATTTGCTCAGTTTGAATTTGCTAAAGCCATCTTAAAATCAGCTAAAGAACATCACATACACACTGCCATTGAAACTACTGCCTTTGTTGATCATGAAAAATTTATCGATTTAATTCAATATGTGGATTTTATCTACACAGACCTAAAACATTATAATTCTATAAAACATAAAAAAGTGACTGGGGTTTTTAATCAAATGATTATTAAAAACATTCATTATGCTTTTTCTCAAAATAAAACTATCGTTTTAAGAATCCCAGTTATTCCTAATTTTAACAATAGTTTAGAGGATGCAGAAAAATTCGCTACTCTATTTAACTCATTAAATATCGACCAAGTTCAACTACTCCCTTTTCATCAATTTGGTGAAAACAAATATCGTTTATTAAATCGGAAATATGAAATGGATGGAGTCAACGCACTTCATCCTGAAGATCTTATTGATTATCAAAAGGTATTTCTGAACCACCATATTAATTGTTATTTCTAGTTCATTTCCTTGAAACGCTCTAGCTATTTGCAGATAACAAGCATCTATATAAGGTTATCAAAGAAGACTTCCCCATGACTCTAAATGAATATATCTTACAATATCGCCTGAAACAAGCTATAGATAAGATGACTGAATCTCCCAACTCCTCTTTAAGCGATATCTCTGACCAAGTTGGATTTTCAGACTATAAATATTTTGCCAAAGTATTTAAAAAGTATCTCCATATTTCCCCAAAAAAATTGAAATCACTCGGAAGAATAGTAAAATAGGCTATTCTTCTTTTTGTAGAGAATTTTACTCTAATATAGTGAATTGAAATAAGATGTGAACATCTCTATCAGGAAAGTCAAATTAATTTATAGAAATATTTTAGCAGTCAAGGTGTACTATTATAGATTCAATGCACTATAGAATAGAATTGCAGGTTTTAAAAACGCTTACATTGTTTTAAAATAAACTTAAATAACACAACGGAGGTATCCATCATGAAAAAGAAATGGATGTATTATGCTGCTTGTTCTTCTAATGAATCTGCCGATGACAGTTCATCTGATAAAGGAGACGGTGATTCGCTAGTCGTTTATTGACCAAACTCAGAAGGCTTAATTGGAGCAACTATTCCTGCCTTTGAAGAAAAATATGGTATCAAAATAGAACTGATTCAAGCTGGTACTGGAGAACTTTTCAAAAAACTAGAGTCAGAAAAAGAAGTTCCTGTAGCTGATGTTATCTTTGGTGGTTCTTATACACAATATGCTACCCACGGAGAACTCTTTGAAAACTATATTTCAAAAGAAAATGATAATGTTATCAAAGAATATCAAAACACAACTGGCTTCTCTACTCCTTATACACTAGATGGTAGTGTTTTAATCGTCCACCCTGATTTAACTAAAGGCATGAACATCGAAGGATATAGCGACCTTCTCAAACCTGAACTAAAAGGAAAAATCGCAACTGCTGACCCAGCAAACTCTTCTAGCGCCTTTGCTCAATTAACAAATATGCTACAAGCTCAAGGTGGTTACAAAGATGATAAGGCTTGGTCTTATGTAAAAGATCTTTTCACACTTATTGATGGTATAGTAAAATGAAATAAGAACAGGACAAGTTAATCAGGACAGTCAAATCGATTTCTAACAATGTTTTAGAAGTAGATGTGTACTATTCTAGTTTCAATATACTATAAAATCGGTTTAAGTTCATCTGGTGTCTATAAAGCAGTCGCTGATGGAGAAATGACTGTTGGTCTCTCTTATGAAGATCCAGCAGTTAAACTCTTAAATGACGGAGCTAACATTAAGGTAGTCTATCCAAAAGAAGGAACCGTCTTCCTACCTGCTAGTGCTGCTATCGTTAAAAAATCTAAAAATATGGAAAATGCCAAGAAATTTATCGATTTTATTATCTCTCAAGAAGTACAAGATACACTTGGTACAACCACTACTAACCGTCCTGTTCGTAAAAATGCTAAAACAAGCGAAAACATGAAACCAATTGACAAAATCAAAACACTCACTGAAGATTATGATTATGTCATCAAGAATAAATCAGATATCGTTAAGAAATACAACGAAGTCTTTACAGATATCCAATCTAAACAGTAAAAGAGGTTCACTATGAGTGAGATCAAAATTATTAACGCCAAAAAAATCTACCACGATGTCCCTGTTATTGAGAATTTGAACATTACAATTCCAAAAGAAAGTCTCTTTACCCTTCTTGGACCCTCAGGATGTGGGAAAACAACCCTTCTTCGTATGATTGCAGGTTTCAACAGTATCGAAGGTGGAGAATTTTACTTCGATGATACAAAAATCAATAATATGGAACCCAGCAAACGCAATATCGGGATGGTTTTCCAAAACTACGCTATTTTCCCACATTTGACTGTCCGAGACAACGTTGCTTTTGGTCTTATGCAAAAGAAGGTTCCAAAAGAAGAATTGATTCAACAGACCAACAAGTATCTTGAACTCATGCAAATTGCTCAATATGCGGATCGAAAGCCCGATAAACTCAGTGGTGGACAACAACAACGTGTCACCTTGGCATGCGCCTTAGCGGTTAATCCAAGTGTTCTCCTCATGGACGAGCCACTTAGTAATCTGGAGGCCAAACTTCGCTTGGATATACGTCAAGCCATCCGAGAAATCCAACACGAAGTGGGAATTACAACTGTTTATGTAACCCACGACCAAGAAGAAGCCATGGCTATTTCAGACCAAATTGCTGTTATGAAAGATGGGGTGATCCAACAAATCGGCCGACCAAAAGAACTCTATCATAAACCAGCTAATGAGTTTGTGGCAACCTTTATCGGACGCACAAATATTATCCCTGCCAATCTTGAAAAACGGAGCGACGGCGCTTATATCGTCTTTTCAGATGGCTATGCCCTTCGAATGCTAGCTCTTGATCAGGTTGAGGAGCAAGCTATTCATGTAAGCATTCGTCCCGAAGAGTTTATCAAAGATGAATCTGGAGATATTGAAGGAACTATTAGCGATAGCGTCTATCTTGGACTAAATACGGAGTATTTCATTGAGACAGGTTTTGCCTCAAAAATTCAAGTTAGTGAAGAATCAACTTTTGAAGAAGAACTACAAAAAGGCAATCGTATTCGTCTACGAATCAATACGCAAAAATTAAACATCTTTTCTGCAGATGGTTCCCAAAACCTGATAAAAGGAGTCAACCATGGAACGTAAAAAACTAAATATTTGGACAGCCTCCTCTTTCTTCATCTTTCTTACCTATCTTGTCTTTCTCGTTTATCCTATCGTTACCGTGCTCAAGTAAGCACTTATACATGAAGGATAATTCTCACTAGCTAATTTTGTCACTTTCTTTAGTAAAACCTACTACTCTGAGACACTAGTCAACAGTTTCAGGGTTTCCATTACCGCTACTGTCACTTCCTTAGTTGTAGGAACCCTATTAGCTTATCTCTTCTCTATGTATGACTTCAAGGGGAAGAAATTTCTACAAATATTGATTATCATTGCTTCCATGTCAGCTCCTTTCGTAGGAGCCTACTCCTGGATTCTCTTGCTGAGACGAAATGAGGTCATCACTAAATTTTTGACAAATGCCCTTCATCTTCCAGCTATCGATATTTATGGATTCAAAGGAATTATACTTGTCTTTACACTGCAACTATTCCCACTGGTATTTCTATATGTTGCTGGAACAATGAACAGTATTGACAATTCTCTACTTGAAGCTGCTGAAAGCATGGGATCCTTCGGATTTAAACCTATCGTAACGGTTGTTTTACCTCTCCTAGTTCCAACCTTACTAGCAGCCCCTTGCTTGTATTTATGAGAGCATTCTCAGACTTTGGAACGCCTATGTTGATTGGCGAAGGATATCGGACTTTCCCTGTCCTGATTTATACCCAATTTATTAGCGAGGTTGGAGGAAATTCTGCTTTTGCAATTATGGCGATTATCATTGCCTTGGCAATTTTCCTTATCCAAAAACACATTGCAAACCGCTACAGTTTCAGCATGAATCCGCTCCATCCAATTGAGCCTAAAAAAACTACAAAAGGAAAAATGGCTGCCATTTATGCAACAGTCTACGGAATTATCTTTATCTCTGTTTTACCTCAAATCTACTTAATTTATACCTCTTTCCTAAAAACATCAGGTATGGTATTTGTTAAAGGTTATTCTCCAAACAGTTACAAGGTAGCTTTCAATCGTATGGGATCTGCTATTTTCAATACCATTCGTATCCCTTTGATTGCCTTAGTTCTAGTTGTTCTATTTGCGACATTTATCTCCTACCTAGCCGTTAGAAAACGGAATTTATTTACAAACTTAATTGACAGCCTCAGTATGGTACCTTATATTGTACCAGGAACCGTTCTAGGGATTGCCTTCATTTCTTCCTTCAATACTGGTCTATTTGGAAGTGGATTTCTTATGATTACAGGGACTGCTTTCATCTTGATTATGTCTCTATCTGTCAGAAGATTACCGTATACTATTCGCTCATCTGTTGCTAGCTTACAACAAATAGCACCAAGTATTGAAGAAGCTGCTGAAAGCTTAGGAAGTAGTCGTCTCAATACCTTTGCTAAGATTACAACTCCAATGATGCTATCGGGTATTATTTCTGGAGCCATCCTATCTTGGGTCACACTGATTTCAGAACTCTCTACTTCTATCCTCTATCCTCCTCTACAATGTCAAAACAAGAACAATGACTGTAGCTATTTATACAGAGGTTCTCAGAGGAAATTACGGTGTAGCCGCAGCCTTGTCAACTATCCTGACTGTTCTAACAGTAGGTTCCTTGCTCTTGTTTATGAAAATCTCTAAAAGCAATAGCATTACACTTTAGTTTTCCACATCAAAAACAGCCGAAAGGAGTACCCTCGGCTGTTTTTTCTTATCTTGATATTCTTATCAAATCCCTAGCTCATGGCAAGCAAGTCTAGACTGATTAAATAGAGCCTTCTTCCATCTTCTCACGTCCTAGCTCTCGGTAACTACGGTCACCGACAACTTCAACCCTAAACTGACCGTCCTCATATTCAAGAATCGTCACGCTACCATTATCTAGACCATGCGGATGCATGCCATTAATCAGATAAACAATGGTTCCAATAGTCATTCCATGGCTGACAACAAGGGCGTTACCTCCACCTTGATCTTCCATTTCTTTTGCAATTATTTCAAAGCCTTCCTTGATTCGGCCACTGAGTTTTTCCCAACCTTCAGCCCAACCAGCTGTATCGACCTCTACCAAGCCCTCAGCCAGTTCAGCATAAGACAATTGGTGAACGTGGTCCACATTAAAGATACGAGGAATAATGCCCATGAAAAGATCGCCATCATAGGCTCCATCAAAACTACCGAAACACCATTCTCTGATACGCTTGTCCATGCGATAAGGGATTTTCCCCTGCAAGCCAAGTTCTTCAAGTATAATTCCCATGGTCTGAATGGTACGACCAGAATCACTCGAATAAGCGCGCTCAAACTGTAGATCAGATTCTCGCAAACCGATTCCTAACTCTTGAATCCCTCGTTCACCTTCAGCAGTTAAGGGAGTATCGCTCCAACCTTGCGCGCGACCAATCGTGTTAAACATGGTCTTGCCATGACGTACCAAATACAATCGTACTTTTACCATTTTCCGTCCTCCGTTTGCTTCTATTATATCATGAATGATAAAATAAAAGCCACCCATACAGGCGACTTTTGAAGGAGATTATTATGAAAAAGTTTAGGAGTTCATTAAATAAAGATATTAGATGAAAATCAAATTCAAACTAATTCAGTGTTATCTGTTTCAAATAATATTAGGAGGTCTTTATTTAATGATTATAGTATACACATCTAATCTTAAATAGAACTTAAAATTTCTCCTATTTTCTTAATTTTTAAAACTATGAATTGGTGCTGGGATTTGTCCACCGCGAGAGATGAAGTCGACAGACGAAGCCCCATTAACCTTCATAACGGGTGCAGTTCCTAATAGACCACCAAACTCAATCATATCGCCTTCTCTTCCTTTGGGAATGATACGAACAGCTGTTGTTTTCATGTTGATAACACCGATTGCTGCTTCATCCGCAATCATAGCCGCAATAGTTTCAGCAGGCGTATCTTCTGGGATGGCAATCATATCCAATCCAACAGAACAGATAGCCGTCATAGCTTCTAGTTTTTCTAAATTAAGAGAGCCATTTTGCACTGCAGCAATCATTCCTTCATCCTCAGAAACAGGGATAAAGGCACCAGATAGACCACCGACCTGGTTACAGGCCATCACTCCACCCTTTTTAACTTGGTCGTTCAAGAGGGCCAAGGCAGCTGTCGTTCCATGCGTGCCAACTGTTTCTAGCCCCATTTCCTCAAGGACACGTGCCACAGAGTCTCCAACCGCAGGGGTTGGTGCCAAACTCAAGTCCACAATACCAAACTCCACACCCAGTCTCTCACTGGCCATTTGACCAACCAATTGACCGATACGAGTGATTTTAAAGGCAGTTTTCTTAACTGTTTCGGCTACTACATCAAAGCTCTGTCCACGAACTTTTTCCAAAGCACGTTTCACAACACCAGGACCAGAAACTCCGACATTGATGATAACATCTGCTTCCCCAACACCATGAAAGGCACCCGCCATAAATGGATTGTCCTCAACAGCATTAGCGAATACAACCAACTTGGCCACTCCCATATCTGAAAGATTTGCTGTTTCCTTGATAATTCGTCCCATATCTGCCACAGCCGTCATATTAATACCAGACTTGGTTGAGCCGATATTGACTGACGAGCAGACCTTATCCGTCTCAGCCAAAGCGCGAGGAATGGAATTGATGAGAATCTCATCTCCCTTTTGATAACCTTTTTGTACTAAGGCAGAAAAACCACCAATAAAGTCCACACCAATCTCTTTCGCAGCCTTATCAAGCGCTTTTGCCAGAACCACGTAGTCCGTCGCATCTGTCGCTGCCCCAATCAGAGAAATAGGTGTCACCGATACACGCTTATTAACGATAGGAATTCCCAACTCAGCCGCAATTTCATCACCAACAGCTACTAAATTAGCCGCCTTTGTCGTAATTTTTTGATAGATTTTCTCCGCAGCACAATTGATATCTGGATCGATACAGTCCAAAAGAGAAATCCCCATGGTAATGGTTCTAATATCGAAGTTTTGCTCCTCAATCATGGCGATGGTTTCAGTAACTTGTCTAATATCCATGATGACCTCCTAGATATTATACATAGCTTCGAAAATCGCTGCACTCTGAATATTGATTTTTACATTCAAAGTTTGCCCAAAAGCTTCAAATTCATTACGAAGATAGGTAAAATCTTGCTTTTCATCACTAGATACAACAGCCATCATCGTAAAATATTCATCTAAGACAGTTTGAGAGATATCGTCAATATTCAATCCTAATTCTGCAATTTTACCAGAAACACCTGCAACAATTCCAGATTTATCTTTACCAACAACAGTTATAATGGCTTTCATAAGTAAACTCCAATTCTTCTTAAAATAAGAAACCTTAACATTAAACAGGATTCTTTTCAAATAGTATAGCATAATTCTAACGAAAATACTCAAAAACGCCTGCTTACGAAGTTGTTCTTAAGAAAAAAACAATTTCGTAAACAAGCGTCTACTATCCCAACTTATGATGAGTGTTCCCGCTAGGACCGAAATCCTAGCGGTAGACCAGAGCTAGACTAAGAGCACAAGACTCCATCATCATAACACTCAACAAAATTGATGATTTTATACTAATTCGATGATCGCCATTGGCGCTGCATCACCACGACGTGGTTCAGTTTTAAGGATACGAGTGTATCCACCGTTACGTTCAGCATAACGAGGTGCGATTTCTGAGAACAATTTTTGAAGTGCTGTAGTAGAAGTGTACTTATCAGTTGCTTCATCATAGTTTTCAGATGCGATTTCATTACGTACGAAAGCAGCTGCTTGACGACGTGCATGCAAATCACCACGTTTACCTAGAGTAATCATTTTTTCAACAGTTTTACGGATTTCTTTAGCACGAGCTTCAGTTGTCACGATTGATTCGTTGATCAAAAGGTCAGTTGTCAAATCGCGAAGCATTGCTTTACGTTGTGAGCTAGTGCGTCCTAGTTTACGGTAAGCCATGTATTCCTCCTTTATTTATCTTTTAATCCAAGACCCAAATCAATGAGTTTGAGTTTCACTTCTTCCAAACTCTTGCGTCCAAGATTTCGTACTTTCATCATCTCTGCTTCAGATTTTTCTGTCAAATCATGCACAGTATTGATACCGGCACGTTTTAAACAGTTGTATGAACGCACAGACAAGTCCAGTTCCTCAATCGTACGATCTAAAATACGGTCGTCAGATTCAGTATCAGCTTCTTTCATCACTTCAGTTGACTTAGCAATCTCAGTAAGATTTGTAAACAAATCAAGATGTTCTGTCAAAATACGTGCTGAAAGCCCTAAAGCATCTTCTGGAATAATTGTTCCATTTGTCAAGATTTCAAGGGTTAATTTGTCGAAACCATCATTGCTACCTACACGAGCAGGTTCCACTTGATAGTTGACTTTTGTAACTGGTGTATAAATAGAATCTACAGCAAGTGTTCCAACTGGTGCATTATCCTTTTTATTTTCATCAGCAGGTACATATCCACGACCACTGTTAACAGTCATAGTCGCTTTTAGAGAAGAACCTTCACCGATTGTAAAGAGATAATGATCTGGATTTACAATTTCAATATCGCTATCTGTCAAAATGTCACCAGCTGTTACTTCAGCAGGACCTTCAACATCCAGTTCGATGATTTTTTCGTCTTCAACGTACGATTTCACTGCAATTCCTTTAATGTTCAGAATGATTTGCATCACGTCTTCACGAACACCTGGAACTGTGTCAAACTCATGTAACACACCATCAATGTTGATAGATGTCACAGCTGCTCCTGGTAGAGAAGCTAGAAGTACACGACGAAGAGAGTTACCAAGAGTTGTACCGTAGCCACGTTCAAGTGGTTCGATTACAAACTTGCCATAATCTTTATTTTCATCAATTTTTGTTATATTTGGTTTTTCAAACTCGATCATTTAGTTACTCCCTCTTAAACGAAAAGCAGTGTAATGCGATGATTATACACGGCGACGTTTTGGAGGACGAGCACCATTGTGTGGCACTGGAGTCACATCACGAATTGCTGTTACTTCAAGACCAGCGGCAGCAAGCGCACGAATAGCTGACTCACGACCAGAACCTGGACCTTTTACAGTAACTTCAACTGATTTAAGACCGTGTTCTTGTGCAGATTTAGCAGCAGCTTCAGAAGCCATTTGAGCAGCGAATGGTGTAGATTTACGAGAACCTTTGAAACCAAGAGCACCAGCTGATGACCAAGCAATTGCATTACCATGCACATCAGTAATCATAACAATAGTGTTATTAAATGTAGCGTGAATATGAGCAATACCAGATTCGATATTCTTTTTCACACGACGTTTACGTGTTGGTTTAGCCAAGACTTTTACCTCCTATATTATTTTTTCTTACCAGCAATCGCAACAGCTTTACCTTTACGAGTGCGGGCGTTGTTTTTAGTGTTTTGTCCACGGACAGGAAGTCCAC encodes:
- the rpsK gene encoding 30S ribosomal protein S11, producing MAKPTRKRRVKKNIESGIAHIHATFNNTIVMITDVHGNAIAWSSAGALGFKGSRKSTPFAAQMASEAAAKSAQEHGLKSVEVTVKGPGSGRESAIRALAAAGLEVTAIRDVTPVPHNGARPPKRRRV